From the genome of Edaphobacter dinghuensis, one region includes:
- a CDS encoding adenine phosphoribosyltransferase, with protein MSYNCEPLKSLVRTVPDFPKPGILFYDITTLLKDKAGFAQLIDAFAAYYIGKEIDLVLGIEARGFIFGPALAYRLNAGFVPVRKPNKLPAKAARVTYDLEYGSDSLEIHLDAIQPGQRVVIVDDLLATGGTMQATVQLVRQLGGEIAGLGFAVELDFLKGREKFQEYDVLSLLHYDE; from the coding sequence ATGTCCTATAACTGCGAACCACTGAAGTCGCTCGTCCGCACCGTTCCCGACTTTCCCAAGCCCGGAATCCTCTTCTACGACATCACCACGCTGCTGAAGGACAAGGCAGGCTTTGCCCAGCTCATCGACGCCTTCGCCGCCTACTACATCGGCAAAGAGATCGATCTGGTTCTCGGCATCGAGGCCCGCGGCTTCATCTTCGGTCCCGCGCTGGCCTACCGCCTCAATGCAGGCTTCGTCCCCGTACGCAAGCCCAACAAGCTGCCCGCAAAGGCCGCTCGCGTGACCTACGATCTCGAGTACGGCAGCGACTCGCTCGAGATTCACCTCGACGCTATCCAGCCCGGCCAGCGCGTCGTCATCGTCGATGACCTGCTCGCCACCGGAGGCACCATGCAGGCCACCGTCCAGCTCGTCCGCCAGCTCGGCGGAGAGATTGCAGGTCTTGGCTTTGCAGTCGAGCTCGACTTCCTCAAGGGGCGTGAGAAGTTTCAGGAGTACGACGTCCTCAGCCTCTTGCACTACGACGAATAA
- a CDS encoding acylphosphatase, with amino-acid sequence MVCHYLVKGRVQGVGFRWFVQREAAEIGLKGWVRNTDEGHVEIVAAGDPEDLTELKEALRKGSRGSRVDAVIEHQLDESEGANLGEFNIEGAW; translated from the coding sequence ATGGTCTGCCACTACCTCGTCAAAGGTCGCGTGCAGGGCGTTGGCTTTCGCTGGTTCGTCCAGCGCGAGGCCGCCGAGATCGGCCTCAAGGGCTGGGTTCGCAACACCGACGAGGGCCACGTCGAGATCGTCGCAGCCGGCGACCCCGAAGATTTAACGGAGTTGAAAGAGGCACTTCGTAAAGGTTCGCGCGGCAGCCGCGTCGATGCAGTCATCGAACACCAGCTCGACGAGAGCGAAGGCGCAAATCTCGGAGAGTTCAATATTGAAGGGGCCTGGTAA
- a CDS encoding nuclease, with the protein MKLQLALLFAVLCGAAQAQQPIGNVAVQDATVAGELTVNNGRAVLVANTTVTAKDHTADVTLNRGGSIHVCATSGLHITAGKSTTGPAPLMLSLDRGAIEVQMAATTSDVIMTPDLRFGIASNGPLDLMLRVTSNGDTCVENRGANAPILTGSDAFGEASYNLRPGQHVLFEHGSLKEVVDNESSPCGCPPAPAPGLSLADAAIKGGNTKQVVEAQHPFPAAISNGLAPAASVPQAPQGVVHAQVDTTLNYDANGNNSSAPQPPSEPAEANAPATVQAASPVAAEPPTPAPQHHSDVGHWIGHFFKRLFGRG; encoded by the coding sequence ATGAAGCTCCAGTTGGCCCTTTTGTTCGCGGTACTTTGCGGAGCCGCACAGGCCCAGCAGCCTATCGGCAACGTGGCTGTGCAGGACGCTACTGTGGCAGGCGAGCTTACCGTCAACAATGGCCGCGCCGTTCTTGTAGCCAATACCACCGTTACCGCGAAAGACCATACTGCGGATGTCACGCTGAATCGCGGCGGCTCGATCCACGTATGCGCCACCAGCGGTTTGCACATCACCGCAGGCAAAAGCACGACAGGGCCAGCGCCGCTGATGCTTTCGCTCGATCGCGGCGCGATTGAAGTGCAGATGGCAGCGACGACCAGTGATGTCATCATGACGCCTGATCTGCGGTTTGGCATCGCCAGCAACGGGCCGCTCGACCTCATGCTTCGTGTCACCAGCAACGGCGATACCTGCGTCGAGAACCGCGGTGCGAACGCGCCGATCCTGACTGGCTCTGATGCGTTCGGTGAAGCGAGCTACAACCTGCGCCCAGGCCAACACGTGCTGTTTGAGCACGGCAGCCTGAAGGAAGTGGTGGACAACGAGAGCTCTCCCTGCGGCTGTCCACCTGCTCCAGCGCCCGGGCTCTCACTGGCGGACGCAGCGATCAAGGGCGGCAACACAAAGCAGGTGGTGGAGGCACAGCATCCTTTTCCGGCTGCCATCAGTAATGGCCTTGCACCTGCTGCTTCCGTCCCGCAGGCTCCGCAGGGTGTAGTTCACGCACAGGTCGATACGACGTTGAACTATGACGCTAATGGAAACAATTCATCTGCTCCGCAGCCTCCCAGCGAGCCAGCAGAGGCGAATGCTCCAGCGACGGTTCAGGCAGCGTCGCCAGTGGCGGCAGAACCGCCGACTCCGGCGCCGCAGCATCATTCGGATGTGGGCCACTGGATTGGCCACTTCTTTAAGCGCCTGTTTGGCCGCGGTTGA
- a CDS encoding NAD(P)-dependent alcohol dehydrogenase: MKSHGYAAHDKKSPLVPFSFDRREPGPNDVVVEIAYCGICHSDIHQVRDEWNQSIYPMVPGHEIVGHVTAVGSAVKKFKKGDLAGVGVMVDSCRICENCKAEAQPYCVKGMVGTYNARDYKGELTFGGYSNNIVVDEKYTFTLSPKIDLAATAPLLCAGITTYSPLRHWGAGKGKKVGVVGLGGLGHMGLKFAHSFGAHVVQFTTSESKIEDAKKLGADEVVISKDANAMAKHAGSFDFILDCVAAEHNLNDYLNLLRLDGTLCSVGLPEQPLSIAPFAILANRRSLSGSMIGGMAETQEMLDYCAEHNIVSDIELTSIQKLPEVYERVVKGDVKYRFVIDMKTLPAQ, from the coding sequence ATGAAGTCTCATGGATATGCCGCACACGATAAGAAGTCGCCACTGGTTCCCTTCAGCTTCGACCGCAGAGAGCCCGGCCCGAACGATGTCGTCGTAGAGATCGCCTACTGCGGCATCTGTCACTCCGACATTCACCAGGTCCGCGACGAGTGGAACCAGTCCATCTACCCGATGGTTCCCGGCCACGAGATCGTCGGCCATGTCACCGCGGTCGGCTCAGCAGTGAAGAAGTTCAAGAAGGGCGATCTTGCCGGAGTCGGCGTCATGGTCGACTCTTGCCGCATCTGCGAGAACTGTAAGGCCGAAGCACAGCCCTACTGCGTCAAGGGCATGGTGGGAACCTACAACGCGCGCGACTACAAGGGCGAGCTTACATTCGGCGGCTACTCGAATAACATCGTCGTCGATGAGAAGTACACCTTCACTCTGTCGCCAAAGATAGATCTGGCGGCGACAGCACCGCTGCTCTGCGCAGGCATCACGACCTACTCGCCACTACGCCACTGGGGCGCGGGCAAAGGCAAGAAGGTCGGCGTCGTCGGCCTCGGCGGTCTGGGACACATGGGCCTGAAGTTCGCCCACTCCTTCGGAGCGCACGTCGTTCAGTTCACGACATCCGAGAGCAAGATCGAAGACGCCAAGAAGCTAGGAGCCGATGAAGTTGTCATCAGCAAAGATGCCAACGCCATGGCAAAGCATGCAGGCAGCTTCGACTTCATCCTCGATTGCGTGGCAGCAGAGCACAATCTAAACGACTATCTCAACCTGCTGCGGCTTGACGGCACACTCTGCTCGGTCGGCCTGCCGGAGCAGCCGCTGTCCATTGCACCGTTCGCCATTCTCGCCAATCGCCGCTCGCTTTCAGGGTCGATGATCGGCGGCATGGCCGAGACGCAGGAGATGCTGGACTACTGTGCCGAGCACAATATCGTCTCCGATATCGAGCTGACCTCCATCCAGAAGCTGCCCGAAGTCTACGAGCGCGTCGTTAAAGGCGATGTGAAGTATCGCTTCGTCATCGACATGAAGACGCTGCCCGCGCAATAA
- the efp gene encoding elongation factor P has translation MSIPATQMRPGMIIKFKDDLHLVFSVEHRTPGNLRAFIQAKLRNVRTGAMFVERFRSPDPIDRVIVDEVKMEYLYNDGDDYYFMDESFEQTMLKRDTLGDAVDYLLPNLTIAVSFHDGKAVGIELPLVVEMTVVETEPGIKSATASSVTKPAKLETGLVVQVPPFINEGEKIRVDTAEGAYMSRA, from the coding sequence ATGTCGATTCCCGCCACGCAGATGCGACCGGGCATGATTATCAAGTTCAAAGACGACCTTCATCTGGTCTTCTCCGTCGAGCACCGCACGCCGGGCAACCTTCGCGCCTTCATTCAGGCCAAGCTGCGCAATGTTCGTACCGGAGCGATGTTCGTCGAGCGCTTCCGCTCGCCTGATCCCATCGATCGCGTCATCGTCGACGAGGTGAAGATGGAGTACCTGTACAACGACGGCGATGACTACTACTTCATGGACGAGAGCTTCGAGCAGACCATGCTGAAGCGCGACACGCTGGGTGATGCAGTCGATTATCTTCTGCCTAACCTCACCATTGCCGTCAGCTTCCACGATGGCAAGGCAGTCGGCATCGAGCTTCCACTGGTGGTCGAGATGACCGTGGTGGAGACGGAGCCAGGCATCAAGTCGGCGACGGCGTCTTCTGTCACCAAGCCTGCCAAGCTGGAGACAGGGCTTGTGGTGCAGGTGCCTCCGTTTATCAATGAAGGCGAAAAGATTCGCGTGGATACAGCTGAAGGCGCGTACATGAGCCGCGCATAA